In one window of Ruminococcus albus AD2013 DNA:
- a CDS encoding ABC transporter ATP-binding protein — protein MEYVLKAESLEKKYRGYTALDGFIMNVPKGSIYGFVGKNGAGKTTLIRLICGLQKPTSGSFEIYGVKNNDKKILEQRKRIGAVVETPSIYPGLTAYENLKMQYMTLGLSDYKSIPDLLKLVGLENTGKKTARNFSLGMKQRLGIAVALCGAPDMLILDEPINGLDPQGIIEMRELIIKLNREKGITVLISSHILDELSRLATHYGFIDNGKLIREMSAEELEKECRRSTHIEVTDSSCLSSVLDNMGFEYKITDEHNVDIFGRPNISQLTKALMPSGCDIISVNENDEDLESFFISLIGGSKS, from the coding sequence ATGGAATATGTTTTGAAAGCTGAATCACTTGAAAAAAAATACAGAGGGTATACTGCTCTTGATGGCTTTATTATGAATGTACCTAAAGGCTCGATTTATGGATTTGTGGGAAAAAACGGTGCAGGTAAAACTACGCTTATTCGTCTTATTTGTGGCTTGCAGAAGCCAACTTCGGGAAGTTTTGAAATATACGGAGTCAAGAATAATGACAAAAAGATACTGGAACAGCGTAAGCGCATAGGTGCTGTTGTGGAAACTCCTTCAATATACCCGGGACTTACTGCTTATGAAAACTTGAAAATGCAGTATATGACTTTAGGTCTGTCAGACTACAAAAGTATACCTGATCTTCTGAAATTGGTCGGGCTTGAAAATACAGGCAAAAAAACAGCACGTAATTTCTCGCTTGGTATGAAACAACGACTAGGTATCGCTGTTGCTTTGTGTGGAGCTCCTGATATGCTGATACTGGACGAGCCAATAAACGGACTTGATCCTCAGGGGATCATTGAAATGAGAGAGTTGATAATCAAGCTTAATCGTGAGAAAGGGATAACTGTTCTCATATCTTCGCATATTCTCGACGAGCTTTCAAGACTTGCCACACACTATGGTTTTATTGATAATGGGAAACTTATCCGTGAAATGAGTGCTGAAGAACTTGAAAAAGAATGCCGCAGATCAACACATATAGAGGTAACGGATTCATCCTGTCTTTCTTCTGTACTGGATAATATGGGCTTTGAATATAAGATCACAGACGAGCATAATGTTGATATATTTGGCAGGCCCAATATATCACAGCTTACAAAAGCACTAATGCCATCAGGATGCGATATAATATCGGTTAATGAAAACGATGAGGATCTTGAAAGCTTTTTCATTTCGCTTATCGGAGGCAGCAAATCATGA
- a CDS encoding ABC transporter permease subunit produces the protein MIKLMKTNFYKMFHSWSFWLTLLLMPFINIMTMITKNEEYSGRVKESIYDKWSVIQCPETCFTHLSSFVFIAVLLIGMIIGDEYSSGAIRNKLVAGYSRIQLYTGYLLTSIVECFLVHIICTVVCYGICCTLYGYDGYFLTFVSMLVRSLAPAAALCVLTLFCIVAAGNRIIGMVAAILGDLIICLCYSANLSVYARLDDSEISEFSHKLYIIIDSLLPSFYCGWFVDPVDKAIDLRTAIQPSCGWCMITMAFFCVIGYIVFVKKDMK, from the coding sequence ATGATAAAGCTTATGAAAACAAATTTTTACAAGATGTTCCACAGCTGGTCATTTTGGTTGACTTTGCTTCTGATGCCGTTTATAAATATCATGACAATGATTACAAAAAACGAGGAGTATTCAGGTAGGGTAAAAGAATCGATATATGACAAATGGTCTGTTATTCAATGCCCTGAAACATGTTTTACACATCTTTCTTCTTTTGTATTTATCGCAGTTTTGCTGATTGGTATGATTATAGGAGATGAATATTCATCGGGAGCTATACGTAACAAACTCGTGGCAGGTTATTCTCGTATACAATTGTATACGGGCTATCTGCTGACAAGTATTGTTGAATGTTTTTTAGTACATATTATCTGTACGGTAGTTTGTTATGGTATATGCTGTACTTTATATGGATATGACGGGTATTTTCTCACTTTCGTATCCATGTTGGTACGTTCACTTGCACCTGCTGCAGCACTTTGTGTATTAACATTGTTCTGTATTGTAGCCGCAGGAAATCGTATTATAGGTATGGTAGCTGCAATTTTGGGTGATTTGATAATATGTCTATGCTATTCTGCAAATTTAAGTGTATATGCCAGACTTGATGATAGTGAGATAAGTGAGTTCTCACATAAACTATACATTATTATAGACTCGCTTCTTCCATCATTTTACTGTGGATGGTTCGTTGATCCTGTTGATAAGGCAATTGATTTGAGAACTGCTATCCAGCCTTCCTGCGGCTGGTGCATGATCACAATGGCATTTTTCTGTGTTATTGGTTATATTGTATTTGTAAAAAAGGATATGAAGTAA
- a CDS encoding ABC transporter permease encodes MSKLLKANFYKLFHSKVYWICLLLMSFFNIYNAVASDSLLVLHKVHGKNSDYWMGWSFMEISTYLAHLWYISYIIIAVTILCVGDDYSSGALRNKILAGHSRFKIFLGYFITSYVGAMLIHIASEVLGLSYCLVRFGLEFYHITSESVKSSLDLCIHLNISAVVAIATFVGISLLCMIVTARRVPALAIALGLNILASQYVENKMYNVIMYHGKDLQSDKKALMLLSIDPNGLIKSNMVEWNNYHTACILCCLLTLCAVLTLGIIVMKNRDLK; translated from the coding sequence ATGTCAAAATTATTAAAAGCAAATTTCTATAAGTTATTTCACAGCAAAGTTTATTGGATCTGCCTTTTGCTAATGTCTTTTTTTAACATCTATAATGCTGTTGCAAGTGATTCGTTGCTCGTATTGCATAAAGTTCACGGAAAAAACAGCGATTATTGGATGGGCTGGAGCTTTATGGAAATATCGACCTATTTAGCTCACTTATGGTATATTTCGTATATAATCATTGCAGTAACAATACTTTGCGTAGGCGATGATTATTCTTCGGGTGCATTGCGAAATAAAATTCTGGCAGGTCATTCAAGGTTTAAAATATTCCTAGGCTATTTTATTACATCTTATGTCGGGGCAATGCTGATACATATTGCAAGCGAAGTTTTAGGTTTGAGCTACTGCCTCGTAAGGTTCGGACTGGAATTTTATCATATAACCTCAGAAAGTGTAAAAAGTTCCCTGGATCTGTGTATACATCTAAACATTTCTGCAGTAGTTGCTATAGCTACATTTGTGGGTATCTCTCTTTTATGCATGATAGTAACAGCAAGAAGAGTACCTGCGCTTGCGATTGCTTTGGGATTGAATATATTAGCAAGCCAGTATGTTGAAAACAAAATGTATAATGTTATCATGTATCACGGAAAAGATCTGCAGTCAGATAAAAAAGCATTGATGTTATTATCAATAGATCCGAATGGTCTCATAAAATCAAATATGGTAGAGTGGAATAATTATCATACTGCCTGCATATTGTGTTGCCTGTTAACATTATGCGCGGTTCTAACACTTGGGATAATAGTAATGAAAAACAGAGATCTGAAATAG
- a CDS encoding transposase domain-containing protein: MSIIETAKRNELDVYGYMLYLLTVLPKWGADPTETQLKSVMP; encoded by the coding sequence ATGAGCATCATCGAAACAGCAAAAAGAAATGAGCTTGATGTCTATGGGTATATGCTCTATCTGCTGACCGTCCTGCCCAAGTGGGGGGCGGATCCAACTGAAACACAGCTTAAATCGGTAATGCCTTAG
- a CDS encoding BspA family leucine-rich repeat surface protein, translated as MKLKKVLAVVMSLCMVAGTVSYGAPVITQSITAQADDSATNGFSFNQTTGRLTLSGTVDGATLRKFNNKYGYRVKSVIAEKGTVLPKDSSLLFRNYTNCSSIDLSNADTSNVTNMSRMFDNCCKLKSLNVSGFDTSKVTYMDEMFCYCKSLTSLDVSGFDTSAVTDMRDMFDGCNELISLDVSKFDTSRVKDMSSMFGGCFKLTSIDVTAFDTSMVTDMNGMFSSCKSLTSLDVSGFDTSKVTKMSDMFSWCHSLTALDLSNFDTSKVKDMYHMFGDCFKLTTLDLSSFDTSNVRDISYMFYGCGELTSLDLSGFDTSKVTEKSDLSSSSCMFSSCNKLESLTLGENFKNVLKKAQLPNSKVWVNMKAPTRIVSGDEKFAVIKNNGKNTYITYTPTYPTNIKVEYSQEYNLKSHQVRFSWKEVEGADRYAIAVYLAGKWKVQDKGITDTSYTTPKSMTPDTTYKVAIAARVDGKWDTANAIKNAVTVTIK; from the coding sequence ATGAAGTTAAAAAAAGTTTTAGCAGTAGTGATGTCACTTTGTATGGTGGCAGGAACTGTCAGCTATGGTGCGCCTGTTATAACACAGAGCATAACCGCACAGGCAGACGATTCAGCAACAAACGGTTTTTCATTTAACCAAACAACAGGCAGGCTTACGCTTAGCGGTACTGTTGATGGTGCTACTTTGCGTAAATTTAACAATAAGTATGGCTATCGTGTTAAATCTGTCATAGCTGAAAAAGGTACAGTTCTTCCTAAAGACAGCAGCCTTCTTTTTCGTAATTATACAAATTGTTCTTCTATCGATCTTTCAAATGCAGATACAAGCAATGTTACAAATATGAGCAGAATGTTCGATAACTGTTGCAAGCTTAAATCGCTCAATGTAAGTGGATTTGATACAAGTAAAGTTACATATATGGACGAGATGTTCTGTTACTGTAAAAGTTTGACATCGCTTGATGTAAGCGGATTTGATACAAGCGCAGTTACAGATATGAGAGATATGTTCGATGGCTGTAACGAATTGATATCACTTGATGTAAGCAAATTTGATACAAGCAGAGTTAAAGATATGAGTAGTATGTTTGGTGGCTGTTTCAAATTGACTTCAATTGATGTTACTGCATTTGATACAAGCATGGTTACAGATATGAACGGTATGTTCAGTTCCTGTAAAAGCTTGACATCGCTTGATGTAAGTGGATTTGATACGAGCAAAGTTACAAAGATGAGCGATATGTTTTCTTGGTGTCATAGCCTGACTGCACTTGATCTTAGCAATTTTGATACAAGTAAAGTTAAAGATATGTATCATATGTTTGGTGATTGTTTCAAACTAACCACACTGGATTTAAGCTCTTTTGATACAAGCAATGTTAGAGATATCAGTTATATGTTTTATGGCTGCGGTGAATTGACATCACTTGACTTAAGTGGTTTTGATACAAGCAAGGTTACAGAAAAGTCTGATTTGTCCAGTTCTAGTTGTATGTTCAGTTCTTGTAATAAACTGGAGTCCCTTACTCTTGGTGAGAATTTCAAAAATGTTCTCAAAAAAGCACAACTTCCCAACAGCAAAGTCTGGGTAAATATGAAAGCTCCTACAAGAATAGTAAGCGGTGACGAAAAATTTGCAGTTATCAAGAATAACGGGAAGAATACCTATATAACCTATACTCCCACCTATCCTACCAACATCAAAGTTGAATACAGCCAAGAATATAACCTGAAATCTCACCAGGTAAGATTCTCATGGAAAGAAGTTGAAGGCGCTGACAGATACGCTATAGCTGTATACCTTGCCGGAAAGTGGAAGGTTCAGGATAAGGGCATTACCGATACTTCTTACACTACTCCCAAAAGCATGACCCCCGACACGACTTACAAAGTTGCTATCGCTGCCAGAGTTGACGGAAAATGGGATACTGCAAACGCTATAAAGAATGCTGTGACTGTCACCATAAAGTAA
- a CDS encoding BspA family leucine-rich repeat surface protein, protein MKLKKVLAVVMSLCMVAGTVSYGSPVITQSITAQAANVALVTDCYSYNETTRVLTLKGEIDRSKFNTFSNRYKDSVKTVIAEKGAIFPEKSDSLFSYYKNCTSMDLSKADTSNVTNMSRMFLCCSSLTSLDISGFDTSKVTDMSLMFWNCAKLTSLDVSGFDTSNVTNMKEMFHNCSSLTALNVTGFDTRNITNMGGLFSGCSKLTSLDVSRFDTRNITDMSGLFSGCSKLTSLDVRGFDTSRSTSMREMFLNCSGLTSLDVSGFDTSKVTDMYYMFRGCSGLTLLDVSGFDTSNVRYLSGMFLGCSGLRSIDVRGFDTKNTITIEHMFSRCSGLTSLDLSGFNTAKVLYFDGIFQNCSNLTTLDISGFDTSKIIRMTYMFSECNNLKKLTLGKNIKNIAEGAELPNGGGWANAKAPKTVVSGDGEYAVIENAGKNTYIRANAGNSANLSLNIKVEYSKQYHQIRFTWDEVKGTDEYAVAVYLSGKWKVIKRYITKTSYTTPKNLTPGRTYKVAIAAEVNGVWRTDEAIKNAVTVTVK, encoded by the coding sequence ATGAAGTTAAAAAAAGTTTTAGCAGTAGTGATGTCACTTTGTATGGTGGCAGGAACTGTCAGCTATGGCTCACCTGTTATAACACAGAGCATAACCGCTCAGGCAGCAAATGTTGCACTTGTAACAGATTGCTATTCTTATAACGAAACAACCCGCGTGCTCACACTGAAAGGTGAGATCGACAGATCAAAATTTAATACTTTCAGCAATAGATATAAAGATAGTGTAAAAACTGTTATAGCCGAAAAGGGAGCGATCTTTCCTGAAAAAAGTGATTCATTATTCAGCTACTATAAAAATTGTACATCTATGGACCTTTCAAAAGCTGATACAAGCAATGTTACAAATATGAGCAGAATGTTCCTTTGTTGTTCGTCTCTGACTTCGCTTGACATAAGTGGATTTGACACAAGCAAAGTAACAGATATGAGCTTGATGTTCTGGAATTGTGCAAAATTAACCTCACTTGATGTAAGCGGATTTGATACAAGCAATGTTACAAATATGAAGGAAATGTTCCATAACTGTTCAAGCCTGACTGCGCTCAATGTGACCGGATTTGATACGAGAAATATAACAAATATGGGTGGTTTGTTCTCCGGCTGTTCCAAACTTACTTCACTTGATGTTAGCAGATTTGATACGAGAAATATAACAGATATGAGTGGTTTGTTCTCCGGCTGTTCCAAGCTTACTTCGCTTGATGTAAGAGGATTTGATACTAGCCGTTCCACAAGTATGCGTGAAATGTTTTTGAATTGTTCCGGTCTGACCTCACTGGATGTAAGTGGATTTGATACAAGCAAGGTCACAGATATGTATTATATGTTCCGCGGTTGTTCGGGTCTTACATTACTTGATGTAAGCGGATTTGATACAAGCAATGTTCGTTATTTGAGCGGTATGTTCTTGGGGTGTTCCGGTCTTAGATCAATTGATGTAAGAGGATTTGATACAAAAAATACCATCACCATAGAGCATATGTTCAGTCGTTGTTCCGGGCTGACCTCGCTTGATCTTAGCGGATTTAATACAGCCAAAGTTCTGTATTTCGACGGTATCTTCCAAAACTGTTCAAATCTTACCACACTTGATATAAGCGGATTTGACACAAGCAAGATCATACGTATGACTTATATGTTCAGCGAATGTAATAACCTTAAAAAGCTGACTCTCGGTAAGAATATCAAAAACATAGCAGAGGGCGCAGAGCTTCCCAACGGCGGCGGCTGGGCAAACGCTAAAGCCCCAAAGACAGTTGTCAGCGGTGACGGAGAGTATGCAGTTATCGAAAACGCAGGCAAAAACACCTACATACGTGCTAACGCAGGCAACTCCGCAAATCTTTCCTTAAACATCAAGGTAGAATACAGCAAACAGTACCACCAGATAAGATTTACATGGGATGAGGTAAAAGGCACAGATGAGTACGCTGTAGCTGTATATCTTTCGGGCAAGTGGAAAGTTATTAAACGGTATATCACTAAAACTTCCTACACCACACCCAAGAACCTTACCCCCGGCAGAACTTACAAAGTAGCTATTGCGGCTGAGGTAAACGGTGTGTGGAGAACTGATGAAGCTATCAAAAACGCTGTTACTGTTACTGTAAAGTGA
- a CDS encoding Hsp20/alpha crystallin family protein — MLYPSIFGENLFDDFFRFPDFSRDVEKELYGKHAAQVMKTDVHEHDDHYEIVIDLPGFKKDQINLELQNGYLTVSAAKGLDKDEKTEKGKLIRQERYAGAMQRSFYIGDTVTEADVKAKFEDGVLNICVPKAEPKKLENHKYIAIEG, encoded by the coding sequence ATGTTGTATCCAAGCATTTTCGGTGAAAACTTATTCGATGATTTCTTCAGATTCCCTGATTTTAGCAGAGACGTGGAGAAGGAGCTGTACGGTAAACACGCCGCTCAGGTCATGAAGACTGATGTTCATGAGCATGATGATCACTATGAGATCGTGATCGACCTGCCGGGCTTCAAGAAAGATCAGATCAATCTTGAGCTTCAGAACGGTTATCTGACTGTCAGTGCCGCAAAGGGACTTGACAAGGACGAAAAAACTGAGAAGGGCAAGCTGATCCGTCAGGAGCGTTACGCAGGCGCAATGCAGAGGAGCTTCTATATCGGAGATACTGTTACAGAAGCCGATGTGAAGGCGAAGTTTGAGGACGGTGTTTTGAACATCTGCGTTCCGAAGGCAGAGCCTAAGAAGCTGGAGAATCACAAGTATATTGCAATTGAGGGATAA
- a CDS encoding VWA domain-containing protein, whose translation MTKKMKPAVLGAVVVVIGIIIVIIAAVSSNGSKKSKENDTDKNGNKILSAEDIDKNLKNNAEKVNVTRNYAPKGTVSFDDTYAAEELPDIDNTYPVGVEPYGKDIVVEIFSSPEKAGTGTDGWMTEMAEEFNSSNAEVNGKSVGIRLRSISSGTQIDYIAAGVYTPDAISPSANIWCSILSDKGIKTQTITDRTVGNAAGILIDPTTYSSLESEYGTVDIKAIVDATVNGTITTGYTNPFVSTTGLNFLAAMLTSFDESNPLSADAVKGFQSFQDNVPFVAYNTLQMRTAAESGTFDCMMMEYQSYTQDVALTNNYKFIPFGMRHDNPLVAVGDISSEKLSALQEFAEFCSSDSAKKKATEYGFNGLEDYKGGLDNISGSNWMQIQKLWKKNKNTSKPIAAVFVLDCSGSMSGKPINSLKMSLSNSIKYINSTNYIGVVSYSSGVNVELEIGQFDINQQAYFMGAVDSLTASGNTATYSALSQAVIMLREFMAQNPNVSPMVFLLSDGQYNIGAGMSDINGAVTASQIPIYTIGYNADLDELKAISEMNEAATINADTDDVIYQLKNLFNANL comes from the coding sequence ATGACAAAAAAGATGAAACCGGCTGTGCTGGGCGCTGTTGTAGTTGTTATAGGTATCATTATAGTTATAATAGCCGCAGTGTCATCAAACGGCTCTAAAAAATCAAAGGAAAATGACACTGACAAGAACGGAAATAAGATCCTTAGTGCTGAAGATATCGACAAGAATCTGAAAAATAACGCTGAGAAAGTCAATGTTACAAGGAACTACGCGCCCAAAGGCACAGTTTCTTTCGATGATACATATGCGGCTGAGGAACTTCCCGATATCGACAATACCTACCCCGTAGGCGTTGAGCCTTACGGCAAGGATATCGTGGTGGAGATATTCTCTTCACCCGAAAAGGCAGGCACAGGCACTGACGGCTGGATGACTGAAATGGCAGAGGAATTCAATTCCTCGAACGCAGAGGTAAACGGTAAAAGCGTTGGCATAAGACTGCGCTCCATATCCTCGGGTACACAGATAGACTATATCGCGGCAGGTGTTTACACCCCTGATGCTATATCGCCCTCGGCTAATATCTGGTGCAGTATACTGAGTGACAAGGGCATAAAGACACAGACCATCACCGACAGGACTGTAGGAAATGCGGCAGGCATACTCATAGACCCTACCACTTATTCATCACTTGAATCCGAGTACGGCACTGTGGATATCAAGGCTATAGTTGATGCTACCGTAAACGGAACTATAACTACAGGCTATACAAATCCCTTTGTATCCACAACGGGACTGAACTTCCTGGCTGCTATGCTCACCAGTTTTGACGAAAGCAATCCTCTGAGCGCAGATGCTGTAAAGGGATTCCAGTCATTTCAGGATAACGTACCATTTGTCGCGTATAATACACTGCAAATGAGAACAGCTGCCGAAAGCGGAACTTTCGACTGCATGATGATGGAATATCAGTCCTACACTCAGGACGTTGCTCTTACAAACAATTATAAATTTATCCCCTTCGGCATGAGACATGACAATCCTCTCGTTGCTGTTGGCGATATCAGCAGCGAAAAGCTTTCGGCTCTTCAGGAGTTCGCTGAGTTCTGTTCATCTGACAGCGCAAAGAAAAAAGCTACTGAATACGGCTTCAATGGTCTTGAAGATTACAAGGGCGGTCTTGACAATATAAGCGGAAGCAACTGGATGCAGATACAGAAACTCTGGAAAAAGAACAAGAACACCAGCAAGCCCATAGCAGCAGTGTTTGTTCTTGATTGCTCTGGCTCAATGTCGGGCAAACCTATAAACTCGCTGAAAATGTCACTGAGCAACAGTATAAAGTATATAAACTCCACCAACTATATCGGCGTTGTATCTTATTCAAGCGGCGTGAACGTGGAGTTGGAGATAGGTCAGTTCGATATCAATCAGCAGGCTTATTTCATGGGCGCAGTTGATTCCCTTACTGCATCGGGTAATACGGCAACTTATTCCGCACTTTCTCAGGCTGTGATAATGCTGAGAGAATTCATGGCACAGAACCCGAATGTTTCGCCTATGGTATTCCTGCTTAGCGATGGTCAGTATAATATCGGCGCAGGTATGAGTGATATCAACGGTGCTGTTACAGCTTCTCAGATACCGATTTACACCATCGGCTACAATGCTGACCTCGATGAGCTGAAAGCTATATCCGAGATGAACGAAGCGGCTACGATAAACGCTGATACTGACGATGTAATCTATCAGCTGAAAAACCTGTTCAATGCAAATCTGTAA